A DNA window from Streptococcus sp. LPB0220 contains the following coding sequences:
- a CDS encoding aspartate kinase, producing MKVTKFGGSSLASASQLKKVLDIIKDDPERRFVVVSAPGKRNAEDTKVTDALIRYYKEFTSDKDVTQTQQWIIERYRAITEELGLKDSIIQEIAEDIYDLTNLPKKGNPFTYDAFLAAGENNNAKLIAAYFNQNGLEARYIHPKEAGITVTAEPSNARILPSSYDKIEELKDSSEVIVIPGFFGVTQDGDICTFSRGGSDITGSIIAAGVKADLYENFTDVNGIFAAHPGIIKHPHSIPELTYKEMRELAYAGFSVLHDEALVPAYRGKIPLVIKNTNNPDHPGTRIVLEHSNDHVTVVGIAGDSGFVSINTTKYLMNREVGFGRKVLQILEDLNISWEHMPTGIDDLSIILRSRELTPIKEQEILKQLTQKLEVDTAEIEHDLSIIMIVGEKMKSQVGVTATAAKALSENEVNIQMISQGSSEVSIMFVVSKDQEEKAIKALYQAFFPNN from the coding sequence GATACAAAAGTAACAGACGCTCTGATCCGGTATTATAAAGAATTTACTTCAGATAAGGATGTCACACAAACACAACAGTGGATTATTGAACGTTATCGTGCCATTACAGAGGAATTGGGTCTCAAAGATTCTATTATTCAGGAAATTGCTGAAGATATCTATGATTTAACAAATTTACCTAAAAAAGGGAATCCATTTACATACGATGCATTCCTAGCAGCAGGTGAAAATAACAATGCTAAACTCATTGCTGCCTATTTCAATCAAAATGGATTAGAAGCAAGATATATCCATCCAAAAGAAGCAGGAATTACGGTCACTGCAGAACCTTCCAACGCTCGTATTTTACCATCTAGTTACGATAAAATTGAAGAACTAAAAGATTCAAGTGAAGTGATTGTCATTCCAGGTTTCTTTGGTGTTACTCAAGATGGCGACATTTGTACATTTTCTCGTGGTGGATCTGACATTACAGGATCGATCATTGCAGCAGGTGTAAAAGCAGACTTATACGAAAACTTTACAGACGTAAATGGTATCTTTGCAGCACATCCAGGTATTATTAAACACCCACATTCTATTCCCGAATTAACCTACAAAGAAATGCGTGAATTAGCCTATGCTGGTTTTTCAGTCTTGCATGATGAAGCACTCGTTCCAGCATACAGAGGTAAAATTCCATTAGTTATTAAAAATACAAATAATCCAGACCACCCTGGAACCCGCATTGTTTTGGAACATTCAAATGATCATGTGACTGTTGTAGGAATTGCAGGTGATTCAGGATTCGTTAGTATTAACACTACAAAATACCTTATGAACCGTGAAGTCGGTTTTGGTCGAAAAGTCCTTCAAATTTTAGAAGATCTCAATATCAGTTGGGAACATATGCCAACAGGAATCGATGACTTGTCCATCATTTTGCGTTCTCGTGAACTGACTCCAATCAAAGAACAAGAAATTTTAAAACAATTAACGCAAAAGCTCGAAGTTGACACAGCCGAAATTGAACATGATCTTTCCATCATTATGATTGTTGGTGAGAAAATGAAGAGTCAAGTGGGGGTTACTGCCACTGCAGCCAAAGCACTATCAGAGAATGAAGTGAATATTCAAATGATCTCGCAAGGTTCTAGTGAAGTTTCCATCATGTTTGTTGTAAGTAAAGATCAAGAAGAAAAAGCAATTAAAGCCTTATATCAAGCATTTTTCCCAAATAACTAA